A stretch of Pseudomonas sp. LRP2-20 DNA encodes these proteins:
- a CDS encoding tRNA-uridine aminocarboxypropyltransferase, with translation MSHAVARLRAERLARSNKPFIARGSRAERCPDCRVIATHCLCAWKPKVQADSGVCLIMHDTEPLKPTNTGWLIADLIEDTCAFGWLRTSVDQRLLALLDDPQWQPYIVFPGEFVAQERVVSEVVREPGKRPLFILLDATWTEARKMFRKSPYLDRFPVLSLQAEQMSRYRLRRSKRDDHFCTAEVAAMCLDLAGDNQASQALDAYLDVFSLHYLSGKRRLPLDDQDDTHQRLHTFL, from the coding sequence ATGAGCCACGCGGTAGCACGCCTGCGTGCCGAACGCCTGGCGCGTAGCAACAAACCATTCATTGCCCGTGGTTCACGCGCCGAGCGTTGCCCCGATTGCCGGGTGATCGCCACCCACTGCCTGTGTGCGTGGAAGCCCAAGGTGCAGGCCGATTCCGGCGTGTGTCTGATCATGCATGACACCGAGCCATTGAAACCGACCAACACCGGCTGGCTGATCGCCGACCTGATCGAAGACACCTGCGCGTTCGGCTGGCTGCGCACCTCGGTGGACCAGCGCCTGCTGGCGTTGCTCGACGACCCGCAGTGGCAGCCTTATATCGTCTTCCCCGGCGAATTCGTCGCCCAGGAGCGGGTGGTCAGCGAGGTCGTGCGCGAACCTGGCAAGCGCCCGTTGTTCATCCTGCTCGATGCCACCTGGACCGAAGCCCGCAAGATGTTCCGCAAGAGCCCGTATCTTGATCGCTTTCCGGTGCTGAGCCTGCAAGCTGAGCAGATGTCGCGCTATCGCCTGCGCCGGTCCAAGCGCGACGACCACTTCTGCACTGCCGAAGTGGCTGCCATGTGCCTGGACCTGGCAGGTGACAATCAGGCGTCCCAGGCGCTGGATGCCTATCTGGACGTGTTCAGCCTGCATTATCTCAGCGGCAAGCGTCGCCTGCCGCTGGATGATCAGGATGACACCCACCAGCGTTTGCATACCTTCCTATAG
- the erdR gene encoding response regulator transcription factor ErdR yields the protein MATYEILIADDHPLFRSALRQAVTLGLGADVRLVEVASIAELETRLSEKADWDLVLLDLNMPGAYGFSGLVLLRGQYPQIPVVMVSAQEEAAVVVKSREFGASGFIPKSSGLEVIQDAVRKVLDGDVWWPPQAFEKVDVSAEAKAASEGLASLTPQQFRVLTMVCEGLLNKQIAYELSVSEATIKAHVTAIFRKLGVRTRTQAALLLQQLESVASS from the coding sequence ATGGCCACATACGAAATCCTGATTGCCGATGACCACCCGCTGTTTCGCAGCGCTCTGCGCCAGGCCGTCACCCTCGGCCTGGGCGCTGACGTGCGCCTGGTTGAAGTGGCGAGCATCGCCGAACTGGAAACTCGCCTGAGCGAAAAAGCCGACTGGGACCTGGTCCTGCTGGACTTGAACATGCCGGGCGCCTATGGCTTCTCCGGGCTGGTCCTGCTCCGCGGCCAGTACCCGCAGATTCCAGTGGTGATGGTCTCGGCGCAGGAGGAGGCCGCAGTGGTGGTCAAGTCCCGCGAGTTCGGTGCCAGCGGCTTCATTCCGAAGTCCAGCGGCCTTGAAGTCATTCAGGATGCCGTGAGGAAAGTGCTCGATGGCGACGTCTGGTGGCCACCGCAAGCCTTCGAAAAGGTCGATGTCTCGGCCGAAGCCAAGGCCGCCAGCGAAGGCCTGGCCAGCCTCACCCCCCAGCAGTTCCGCGTGCTGACCATGGTCTGTGAGGGTTTGCTGAACAAACAGATCGCCTATGAGCTGAGTGTGTCGGAAGCGACCATCAAGGCCCATGTAACGGCTATCTTCCGTAAGCTGGGCGTACGCACCCGCACCCAGGCGGCGCTGTTGCTGCAACAACTTGAATCGGTTGCCAGTAGCTGA
- a CDS encoding diacylglycerol kinase translates to MTPSPFKGQTGLKRIFNAAGYSLDGLRAAFKGEAAFRQLVLLNVLLIPIAFWLPVSRAERAIMIAVCLLGLIVELFNSAVEAAIDRISLERHPLSKNAKDMGSAAQLVALTMVALVWGVILL, encoded by the coding sequence ATGACCCCATCGCCATTCAAAGGCCAGACCGGCCTGAAACGCATCTTTAACGCTGCCGGCTACTCGCTGGACGGTTTGCGCGCCGCCTTCAAGGGTGAGGCTGCCTTCCGCCAGCTGGTACTGCTCAACGTGTTGCTGATCCCGATCGCTTTCTGGCTGCCGGTCAGCCGTGCGGAGCGGGCAATCATGATCGCCGTGTGCTTGCTTGGCCTGATCGTCGAGCTGTTCAACTCGGCAGTGGAAGCGGCCATCGATCGGATCTCGCTGGAGCGCCACCCGTTGTCGAAGAACGCCAAGGACATGGGCAGCGCCGCGCAGCTGGTGGCGCTGACCATGGTTGCGCTGGTATGGGGTGTGATTCTGCTTTAA
- the finR gene encoding LysR family transcriptional regulator FinR: MRFTLRQLQVFVAVAQHQSVSRAASVLALSQSAASTSITELERQSSCQLFDRAGKRLALNALGHQLLPQAVALLDQAKEIEDLLNGKSGFGSLAVGATLTIGNYLATLLIGSFMQVHPESQVKLHVQNTAHIVHQVAQYEIDLGLIEGDCNHPDLEVQPWVEDELVVFCAPQHPLAKAGRADVEALSQEAWILREQGSGTRLTFDQSMRHHRTSLNIRLELEHTEAIKRAVESGLGIGCISRLALRDAFRRGSLVPVETPELDLMRQFYFIWHKQKYQTSAMREFLELCRNFTAGFTRSDEIVLPPIA; this comes from the coding sequence ATGCGATTTACACTTCGTCAGCTGCAGGTATTCGTCGCCGTGGCCCAGCACCAGAGTGTGTCGCGGGCGGCCAGCGTGCTCGCGCTTTCACAATCGGCGGCGAGCACCTCCATAACCGAACTTGAGCGGCAATCGAGCTGCCAGCTGTTCGACCGCGCCGGCAAGCGCCTGGCCCTCAATGCCTTGGGCCATCAGTTGCTGCCCCAGGCCGTTGCCCTGCTTGACCAGGCCAAGGAAATCGAAGACCTGCTCAATGGCAAGTCCGGTTTCGGCTCGCTGGCGGTCGGCGCAACGCTGACCATCGGTAACTACCTCGCCACCCTGCTGATCGGCAGCTTCATGCAGGTCCACCCGGAGAGCCAGGTGAAACTGCATGTGCAGAACACCGCGCATATCGTGCACCAGGTCGCGCAATACGAAATTGATCTAGGTCTGATCGAAGGTGACTGCAACCACCCGGACCTGGAAGTGCAGCCGTGGGTCGAAGACGAACTGGTGGTGTTCTGCGCCCCGCAACATCCACTGGCCAAGGCCGGTCGCGCCGATGTCGAAGCCCTGTCGCAGGAAGCCTGGATCCTGCGCGAGCAGGGTTCTGGCACACGCCTGACCTTTGACCAGTCCATGCGTCATCACCGCACCAGCCTGAACATCCGCCTGGAGCTGGAACACACCGAGGCAATCAAGCGTGCCGTGGAGTCGGGCCTGGGTATCGGCTGCATTTCACGCCTGGCCCTGCGCGATGCCTTCCGCCGCGGCAGCCTGGTACCGGTCGAGACACCGGAGCTGGACCTGATGCGCCAGTTCTACTTCATCTGGCACAAGCAGAAATACCAGACCTCGGCGATGCGTGAGTTCCTGGAGTTGTGCCGCAACTTCACTGCGGGCTTTACCCGCAGTGATGAGATCGTCTTGCCGCCGATCGCTTAA
- the fpr gene encoding ferredoxin-NADP reductase: protein MSNMNHERVLSVHHWNDTLFSFKCTRDPGLRFENGQFVMIGLQQDNGRPLMRAYSIASPNWEEHLEFFSIKVPDGPLTSQLQHLKEGDEIIISKKPTGTLVLDDLKPGKHLYLLSTGTGLAPFMSVIQDPETYERFEKVILVHGVRYVNEVAYREFITEHLPQNEFFGESVRDKLIYYPTVTREPFENQGRLTDLMRSGKLFSDIGLPPINPEDDRAMICGSPSMLDETSEVLDSFGLKVSPRMREPGDYLIERAFVEK from the coding sequence ATGAGCAACATGAACCACGAACGTGTCCTCAGTGTGCATCACTGGAACGACACCCTGTTCAGCTTCAAGTGCACCCGCGACCCGGGCCTGCGCTTCGAGAACGGTCAGTTCGTGATGATCGGCCTGCAACAGGACAATGGCCGTCCGCTCATGCGCGCCTATTCCATCGCTTCGCCGAACTGGGAAGAGCACCTGGAGTTCTTCAGCATCAAGGTCCCGGACGGCCCGCTGACCTCGCAGCTGCAGCACCTGAAGGAAGGCGACGAGATCATCATCAGCAAGAAGCCAACCGGTACCCTGGTCCTCGACGACCTGAAACCGGGCAAGCACCTGTACCTGCTGAGCACTGGCACTGGCCTGGCGCCGTTCATGAGCGTCATCCAGGACCCGGAAACCTACGAGCGCTTTGAAAAAGTGATCCTGGTTCACGGTGTGCGTTACGTCAACGAAGTGGCCTACCGCGAGTTCATCACCGAGCACCTGCCGCAGAACGAGTTCTTCGGTGAGTCGGTCCGTGACAAGCTGATCTACTACCCGACCGTGACCCGCGAGCCGTTCGAAAACCAGGGCCGCCTGACCGACCTGATGCGCAGTGGCAAGCTGTTCAGCGATATCGGCCTGCCACCGATCAACCCAGAGGACGACCGCGCGATGATCTGCGGCAGCCCGAGCATGCTTGACGAGACCAGCGAAGTGCTCGACAGCTTCGGCCTGAAGGTCTCCCCACGTATGCGCGAACCGGGTGACTACCTGATCGAGCGTGCCTTCGTCGAGAAGTAA
- the tsaA gene encoding tRNA (N6-threonylcarbamoyladenosine(37)-N6)-methyltransferase TrmO: MQHTVAPVGIVRSCFKEKFAIPRQPQLAPAARGVLELLPPFDQGDAVAGLEQVSHVWLLFLFHQALEDKPRLKVRPPRLGGNKSMGVFATRATHRPNGIGQSVVRLEGVEPGRLLLSGIDLLDGTPVLDIKPYVPYADSVAGASNLMASDAPVAIAVGWSDTALPQAHEHGLRLGEPLVELIEQCLAQDPRPAYQVPPPERVYGVKFWDVQVRWHYPQPDQIQVLEVVREN, from the coding sequence ATGCAGCATACAGTTGCACCGGTCGGCATCGTCCGCTCCTGCTTCAAGGAAAAGTTCGCCATCCCGCGCCAGCCCCAGCTGGCGCCAGCCGCACGCGGGGTGCTGGAGCTGCTGCCGCCGTTCGATCAGGGCGATGCGGTAGCCGGGCTGGAGCAGGTCAGCCATGTCTGGCTGCTGTTCCTGTTCCACCAGGCACTGGAAGACAAGCCACGCCTGAAAGTGCGCCCGCCGCGCCTGGGTGGCAACAAGAGCATGGGCGTGTTCGCCACCCGCGCCACCCACCGCCCCAACGGCATCGGCCAGTCGGTGGTGCGCCTGGAGGGCGTGGAGCCGGGGCGCCTGTTGCTGTCAGGCATCGACCTGCTGGACGGTACGCCGGTGCTGGATATCAAACCCTATGTGCCTTACGCCGACAGCGTGGCCGGGGCGAGCAACCTGATGGCCAGTGATGCACCGGTCGCGATTGCCGTTGGCTGGAGCGACACTGCCCTACCCCAGGCCCATGAGCATGGGCTGCGGCTTGGCGAGCCGTTGGTGGAACTGATCGAGCAATGCCTGGCACAGGATCCGCGCCCGGCCTATCAGGTGCCACCGCCGGAGCGGGTGTACGGGGTGAAGTTCTGGGACGTGCAGGTCCGCTGGCACTACCCGCAACCGGATCAGATCCAGGTGCTGGAAGTCGTTCGGGAAAATTGA
- a CDS encoding DUF1456 family protein produces the protein MNHNDVLRSLRYMLKVNDAKMAEIIALSGLEVNPIVLATYLKKEDEAGFVRCPERVMAHFLDGLVIHRRGKDDSRPPQPVELPVTNNTILKKLRVAFELKEEDLHAILKAVNFPVSKPELSALFRKVGHDNYRPCGDQLLRNFLKGLTLRVRG, from the coding sequence ATGAACCACAACGATGTCCTGCGCAGCCTGCGCTACATGCTCAAGGTGAACGACGCCAAGATGGCCGAAATCATCGCGCTGTCCGGCCTCGAAGTTAACCCGATCGTGCTCGCTACCTACTTGAAGAAGGAAGACGAAGCCGGTTTCGTGCGCTGCCCGGAGCGGGTCATGGCGCACTTCCTGGACGGCCTGGTAATCCATCGCCGTGGCAAGGACGACAGCCGCCCACCGCAGCCGGTGGAGTTGCCGGTAACCAACAACACCATCCTGAAAAAGCTGCGGGTAGCCTTCGAACTCAAGGAGGAAGACCTGCACGCCATCCTCAAGGCGGTCAATTTCCCGGTGTCCAAGCCCGAGCTCAGCGCGCTGTTCCGCAAGGTCGGGCATGACAACTACCGGCCGTGCGGCGACCAGCTGCTGCGCAATTTCCTCAAGGGCCTGACCCTGCGCGTGCGCGGCTGA
- a CDS encoding rRNA pseudouridine synthase — protein sequence MSEPVRLSKRLIEQLGCSRREAELYIEGGWVTVDGVVVEQPQFKVDGQRVELLPGARAEALDPVTLLMHQAAGVDSETARTAINMGNLSEAHREGVRPLHGHFARLSCLAPLERGASGLQVFTQDWRVTRKIDADLRRMEQEYIIEVRGETTPQALERLARGATRNDRELPKAKASWQNETHLRLVVKNPQPGQIAELCAYLRLEVLGMRRIRLGGVSMGKLPVGQWRYLAATERF from the coding sequence ATGTCCGAACCCGTGCGCCTGTCCAAACGCCTCATCGAGCAGCTTGGTTGCTCCCGCCGCGAGGCCGAGCTGTATATCGAAGGAGGCTGGGTCACGGTCGATGGCGTGGTGGTCGAGCAACCCCAGTTCAAGGTCGACGGCCAGCGAGTCGAACTGCTGCCGGGGGCACGCGCCGAGGCACTGGACCCGGTCACCCTGCTGATGCACCAAGCGGCTGGGGTCGACAGCGAAACCGCCCGTACCGCTATCAACATGGGCAACCTCAGCGAGGCCCACCGCGAAGGCGTACGGCCGTTGCACGGGCATTTTGCCCGGTTGTCCTGCCTGGCTCCGCTGGAGCGTGGTGCCAGCGGCCTGCAGGTGTTCACCCAGGACTGGCGGGTTACCCGCAAGATCGACGCCGACCTGCGTCGCATGGAGCAGGAATACATCATTGAAGTGCGCGGTGAAACCACGCCCCAGGCCTTGGAGCGCCTGGCGCGCGGTGCTACGCGCAATGACCGGGAGCTGCCCAAGGCCAAGGCCAGCTGGCAGAACGAGACCCACCTGCGCCTGGTCGTGAAAAACCCGCAACCCGGGCAGATCGCCGAGCTGTGTGCCTACCTGCGCCTGGAAGTGCTGGGCATGCGCCGCATTCGCCTGGGGGGGGTGTCGATGGGCAAGCTGCCCGTGGGGCAGTGGCGTTACCTGGCAGCCACCGAACGTTTCTAA
- a CDS encoding GNAT family N-acetyltransferase produces MHSALTLHTPRYSDYGDLVQLWEDSVRATHDFLPDAYILLLREQVLRRYLDAVMLICCRDRQRICGFAGVANGYVHMLFVAPGYRGKGVGKRLLRYAIDELNAERLDVNEQNPQALGFYLHEGFEVIGRSETDGLGQPYPLLHMRLIPTAS; encoded by the coding sequence ATGCATTCGGCTCTGACGCTGCACACCCCGCGCTACAGCGACTACGGTGATCTGGTGCAGCTTTGGGAAGACTCGGTGCGTGCGACCCATGACTTCCTTCCCGATGCTTACATCCTGTTGTTGCGCGAGCAGGTATTGCGCCGCTACCTCGACGCGGTGATGCTGATCTGCTGCCGGGATCGCCAGCGCATCTGCGGCTTCGCCGGTGTCGCCAACGGCTACGTGCACATGCTGTTCGTCGCACCGGGCTACCGTGGCAAGGGGGTTGGCAAGCGCCTGCTGCGCTATGCGATCGACGAACTGAATGCCGAACGCCTGGACGTCAACGAGCAGAATCCGCAAGCCCTAGGCTTCTACTTGCATGAGGGCTTCGAAGTGATCGGCCGCTCGGAAACGGACGGCTTGGGGCAGCCCTATCCCCTGCTGCACATGAGGCTGATTCCTACAGCCTCTTAA
- a CDS encoding DUF6502 family protein, whose translation MQPPSIPPSMLSALRRVMRPLVRLMLRKGVTYTMFTDVLKDVFVDVAHREFGLDGKVPTDSRISLLTGVHRKDVRRLRSENDTSLAALPENITLGAQLVNVWTSSPPFCSEAGQALALPRLASVGGDCSFDALVAKISTDIRGRVVLDEWLRLGIVRLDDQDCVHLEAQAFVPQKGFEEKAAYFGHNLHDHACAAVHNLSGEGLPFFERSVHYDALTSASVDTLREAVAKDGMQTLLAFSRLAAELENTDVPGHEQRQRITVGLYFYTEATDPDSSKTADS comes from the coding sequence ATGCAACCGCCCTCTATTCCCCCGTCCATGTTGAGTGCACTGCGCAGGGTCATGCGCCCTCTGGTGCGCCTGATGTTGCGCAAAGGGGTGACCTACACGATGTTCACCGATGTGCTCAAGGACGTGTTCGTCGATGTGGCCCATCGCGAGTTTGGCCTTGACGGCAAGGTACCGACCGACAGCCGCATCAGCCTGCTTACAGGCGTGCATCGCAAGGATGTGCGGCGGCTGCGAAGTGAAAATGACACGTCCCTCGCAGCGCTTCCGGAAAACATCACCCTAGGTGCGCAACTGGTGAATGTATGGACCAGTAGCCCGCCATTCTGCTCCGAGGCCGGGCAGGCATTGGCCTTGCCGCGGCTTGCCAGCGTTGGCGGCGACTGCTCGTTCGATGCCTTGGTGGCGAAGATCAGCACGGACATCCGTGGGCGGGTGGTGCTGGATGAGTGGCTGCGCCTGGGCATCGTCCGCCTCGATGATCAGGATTGCGTCCACCTCGAGGCCCAGGCATTCGTGCCGCAGAAGGGCTTCGAAGAGAAAGCCGCGTACTTTGGCCATAACCTGCATGATCACGCGTGCGCAGCGGTGCATAACCTTAGCGGTGAAGGCCTGCCGTTCTTTGAACGCAGCGTGCACTACGATGCCCTGACCTCGGCCAGCGTCGACACGCTGCGCGAAGCGGTCGCCAAGGATGGCATGCAAACCCTGCTGGCTTTCAGCCGGCTGGCCGCTGAGCTGGAAAACACCGACGTGCCAGGCCACGAGCAACGCCAGCGGATCACTGTCGGGCTTTATTTCTACACTGAAGCCACTGATCCCGACTCGTCGAAGACAGCCGACTCATGA